In Coriobacteriaceae bacterium, a single window of DNA contains:
- a CDS encoding peptide chain release factor 3 → MASLSDEISSRRTFAIISHPDAGKTTLTEKLLLYTGSIQTAGSVKGKSSAKHAVSDWMDIEKERGISVTSSVLQFTYNGACVNILDTPGHQDFSEDTYRTLMAADAAVMVIDGAKGVEAQTKKLFKVCTLRHIPIFTFVNKLDHEARDPFELMEEIENVLGINTYPMNWPIGSGRNFRGVFDRQTRRVIAFEGDGHANATKKVAEVEAELGDPAMDELIGEENHKNLMDDIELLDGAGDELDLDAVACGKLSPAFFGSALTNFGVEPFLKEFLRLAPTPRAYTDTLTSEPVAPAENDFSGFVFKIQANMDKNHRDRIAFVRICSGKFERGMDAFHVQGNRKLKLATGTSMMADDRAIVDEAYAGDIVGLFDPGIFSIGDTVCSGKRRVQYPQIPTFAPEMFARITQVDTLKRKQFVKGMEELAQEGAIQIFRELGAGMESVIVGVVGVLQFEVLERRLKAEYRVEVRRQPLPYTDIRWIQNDPDTIDIPGLSLTRDTLRVEDMRGGKLLLFTSPWNVDWATDHNPDLILSEFGNVAF, encoded by the coding sequence ATGGCAAGCCTGTCGGATGAAATCTCGTCGCGCCGCACATTCGCGATCATCAGCCACCCGGACGCCGGTAAGACCACGCTTACCGAGAAACTGCTGCTCTATACCGGCAGCATCCAGACTGCCGGCTCGGTCAAGGGCAAGAGCTCGGCCAAGCATGCCGTCTCGGACTGGATGGACATCGAGAAGGAGCGCGGTATTTCCGTTACCTCCTCGGTGCTGCAGTTCACCTACAACGGCGCCTGCGTCAACATCCTCGATACCCCCGGCCACCAGGACTTCTCGGAGGATACCTACCGTACCCTTATGGCCGCCGACGCCGCAGTCATGGTCATCGACGGCGCTAAGGGCGTCGAGGCCCAGACCAAAAAGCTCTTTAAGGTCTGTACGCTGCGCCATATTCCCATCTTTACCTTTGTGAACAAGCTCGACCACGAGGCTCGCGATCCGTTTGAGCTCATGGAAGAGATCGAGAACGTCCTGGGTATCAATACGTATCCCATGAACTGGCCGATCGGCAGCGGCCGCAACTTCCGCGGCGTGTTCGATCGCCAGACCCGTCGCGTTATCGCCTTTGAGGGCGACGGTCACGCCAACGCCACCAAGAAGGTCGCCGAGGTCGAGGCCGAGCTGGGCGATCCGGCCATGGATGAGCTCATCGGCGAGGAGAACCACAAGAACCTGATGGACGACATCGAGCTGCTCGATGGCGCCGGCGACGAGCTCGACCTGGATGCCGTGGCCTGCGGCAAGCTGAGCCCGGCGTTCTTCGGCTCGGCGCTCACCAACTTTGGCGTGGAGCCCTTCCTCAAGGAGTTCCTGCGTCTGGCCCCGACGCCGCGTGCCTATACCGATACGCTCACCAGCGAGCCGGTCGCGCCCGCCGAGAACGACTTTAGCGGCTTCGTGTTTAAGATCCAGGCCAACATGGACAAGAACCACCGCGACCGCATTGCCTTTGTGCGCATTTGCTCGGGCAAGTTCGAGCGCGGCATGGATGCCTTCCATGTGCAGGGCAACCGCAAGCTCAAGCTGGCTACGGGCACCTCGATGATGGCCGACGACCGCGCCATCGTGGACGAGGCGTACGCTGGCGATATCGTTGGTCTGTTCGACCCGGGCATCTTTAGCATCGGCGACACCGTGTGCTCCGGTAAGCGCCGCGTGCAGTATCCGCAGATCCCGACGTTCGCCCCCGAGATGTTCGCTCGCATTACGCAGGTCGACACGCTCAAGCGCAAGCAGTTTGTGAAGGGTATGGAGGAGCTTGCCCAGGAGGGTGCCATCCAGATCTTCCGCGAGCTGGGTGCCGGCATGGAGAGCGTCATCGTGGGCGTGGTCGGCGTGCTGCAGTTTGAGGTGCTCGAGCGCCGTCTTAAGGCCGAGTACCGTGTTGAGGTTCGTCGCCAGCCGCTGCCCTATACGGACATCCGCTGGATCCAAAACGACCCCGACACCATCGACATCCCGGGCCTTTCGCTCACGCGCGATACCCTGCGCGTCGAGGACATGCGCGGCGGTAAGCTGCTGCTGTTCACGAGCCCGTGGAACGTGGACTGGGCAACCGACCACAACCCCGACCTTATCCTGTCGGAGTTTGGCAACGTAGCGTTTTAG
- a CDS encoding VUT family protein: protein MIKKVMEDYKVLLRSIPAATVSLFFVSVIMMNLLANKELISLPYLALDCGFVVSWVSFLCQDMICKRFGAKASIKISILALLVNLAVSLCFWACSLTPGMWGAYYDTGMIEVNTALNATIGGTWYVVLGSSLAMLVSAVVNSTLNQSLGRMLKKNNFASFAFRSYVSTGVGQFIDNLVFAIVVSHTFFGWTWVQVLMCSLTGAVAELLCEVFLSPVGYKVVRGWERENVGAEYLERHATA from the coding sequence ATGATCAAGAAGGTCATGGAGGACTACAAGGTCCTGTTGCGGAGCATTCCCGCGGCAACGGTTTCGCTGTTTTTCGTGAGCGTCATCATGATGAACCTGCTGGCCAACAAAGAGCTTATCAGCCTGCCGTATCTGGCACTCGATTGCGGCTTTGTGGTGAGCTGGGTTTCGTTTTTGTGCCAGGACATGATCTGCAAGCGCTTTGGCGCCAAGGCATCCATCAAAATCTCTATCCTCGCGCTGCTGGTTAATCTGGCCGTGAGCCTGTGCTTTTGGGCATGCTCGCTCACGCCCGGCATGTGGGGCGCCTACTACGACACGGGTATGATCGAGGTCAACACCGCCCTTAACGCCACCATCGGCGGCACCTGGTACGTGGTGCTTGGCTCTTCGCTGGCAATGCTCGTTTCTGCCGTGGTTAACTCCACGCTCAACCAGTCGCTCGGCCGTATGCTCAAAAAGAATAACTTTGCGAGCTTTGCCTTCCGCTCCTATGTGTCCACGGGCGTTGGCCAGTTTATCGACAACCTGGTCTTTGCCATTGTGGTGAGCCACACGTTCTTTGGCTGGACCTGGGTGCAGGTCCTTATGTGCTCGCTGACCGGCGCTGTTGCCGAGCTGCTGTGTGAGGTCTTCCTGAGCCCCGTGGGCTACAAGGTCGTGCGTGGCTGGGAGCGCGAGAATGTGGGCGCCGAGTACCTCGAGCGCCACGCAACCGCCTAA
- a CDS encoding SDR family oxidoreductase, protein MRVLITGASGGIGVACVQRFLDEGHEVVGFDLLPAAIEHERYRHLIVDVREPDSFPGELEPQVIVNVAGTQDSADDIAANLCGTINVTERYAFVGEGLAAKPAPAITSVVNVGSASGHTGSEFPAYAASKGGVIAYTKNLANRLAPQAIANSVDPGGVITSLNRCVMEDEHLWNQIMELTPLKRWATAQEIAEWIYFVGVTNRFMTGQSLLIDGGEAGRTQFIWPE, encoded by the coding sequence ATGCGGGTTTTGATCACGGGCGCTTCGGGCGGTATCGGAGTCGCGTGCGTGCAGCGCTTTTTGGACGAGGGCCACGAGGTCGTGGGCTTTGATCTGCTGCCGGCGGCGATCGAACACGAGCGCTACCGCCATCTGATCGTTGATGTCCGCGAGCCGGACTCGTTTCCAGGCGAGCTTGAACCCCAGGTAATCGTGAACGTTGCCGGTACACAGGATTCGGCCGACGATATTGCCGCCAACCTGTGCGGCACCATCAACGTGACCGAGCGCTATGCCTTTGTAGGGGAGGGGCTTGCCGCCAAGCCGGCGCCGGCCATTACATCCGTGGTCAATGTGGGGTCGGCGAGCGGGCATACGGGATCGGAGTTTCCCGCCTATGCCGCCAGCAAGGGCGGCGTTATCGCCTACACCAAGAACCTTGCAAACCGCCTGGCGCCGCAGGCCATCGCCAACAGCGTGGACCCGGGCGGCGTTATCACGTCGCTCAACCGTTGCGTGATGGAAGACGAACACCTGTGGAACCAGATTATGGAGCTCACGCCGCTTAAACGCTGGGCCACCGCCCAAGAGATCGCCGAGTGGATCTACTTTGTGGGCGTGACCAACCGGTTTATGACCGGGCAGAGCCTGCTGATCGATGGCGGCGAGGCCGGCCGCACACAGTTTATCTGGCCCGAGTAA
- a CDS encoding ATP-binding protein — translation MGLFGSHEKRDADRARRLFEEALAQQGPNVALVLRANDCLPLYITPNFERVFGVSSERIGDDIETLYRFIPNSDRVRMQRQVRDWDHVTPLNLLCSYHAPHGAKSQLSIRFTISLIQNGTQYLVSAVDVTAENERIAKAEAERDRAVETANARTDYMNQMSHEIRTPLNGIEGMISLAREHHADESRLMDDLSRASQLSAYLLSLINDMLDMSRLNSGRVRIDDAPFDLRLFADEIERMFTSQAADKGLAYSVNLEDCENVFVVGDRMRLSQVVINFISNAVKFTERGGSVTVTLREMYRTDDGVSYMLRVRDTGKGMDPRYISKIFKPFEQEDRTIARRYGGTGLGMAITSALVDLMGGEIVVDTEPGRGSTFSAYIPLRLATPEQVEELKLKEQTLETALDSMGSSFTYQFEDKRFLLAEDNEINAMIVIELLARRGAAVDRAENGQAVVERFRSMPVGTYDAILMDIQMPVLNGWEAAERIRGLDREDAGAIPIIALSANDYTEDVERSRSVGMNGHVGKPIDLNVLKAQLAAATAEAAYRGNE, via the coding sequence TTGGGGCTGTTCGGTTCACACGAGAAGCGCGACGCGGACCGAGCGCGTCGGCTGTTTGAAGAGGCGCTTGCGCAGCAAGGGCCCAACGTTGCTCTGGTCTTGCGCGCCAACGACTGCCTTCCGCTCTATATCACCCCAAATTTCGAACGCGTATTTGGCGTGTCGTCCGAGCGTATCGGCGACGACATCGAGACACTATACCGCTTTATCCCCAATAGCGACCGCGTTCGCATGCAGCGACAGGTGAGGGACTGGGACCATGTGACCCCGCTGAACCTCCTGTGCTCCTACCATGCGCCCCATGGAGCAAAATCGCAGCTCAGCATAAGGTTTACGATTTCGCTCATACAGAACGGCACCCAGTACCTGGTTTCTGCAGTCGATGTAACGGCCGAAAACGAGCGCATCGCCAAGGCGGAGGCCGAGCGCGATCGCGCCGTCGAGACCGCCAACGCGCGCACGGACTATATGAACCAGATGAGCCACGAGATCCGCACGCCGCTCAATGGCATCGAGGGCATGATTTCGCTTGCTCGCGAGCACCATGCGGATGAGTCTCGCCTGATGGATGACTTGTCTCGCGCCTCGCAGCTTTCGGCCTATTTGCTTTCGCTTATCAACGACATGCTTGACATGAGCCGCCTCAACAGCGGGCGCGTGCGCATTGACGATGCACCGTTTGATTTGCGTCTGTTTGCCGACGAGATTGAACGCATGTTTACCTCGCAGGCAGCCGACAAGGGGCTTGCGTACTCGGTCAATCTGGAGGACTGCGAAAACGTCTTTGTCGTGGGCGATCGCATGCGCCTATCGCAGGTCGTCATCAACTTTATCTCCAACGCGGTCAAGTTTACCGAGCGGGGCGGCAGCGTTACCGTAACCCTGCGCGAGATGTACCGGACAGACGACGGCGTGAGTTATATGCTGCGCGTGCGCGACACGGGCAAGGGCATGGACCCGCGCTACATCAGCAAGATCTTTAAGCCGTTTGAGCAGGAGGACCGCACCATTGCGCGCCGCTACGGCGGAACGGGCTTGGGTATGGCCATCACGAGCGCGCTCGTCGACCTGATGGGCGGCGAGATCGTCGTCGATACCGAGCCTGGTCGCGGTTCGACGTTTTCGGCCTACATCCCGCTGCGACTTGCCACGCCGGAGCAGGTCGAGGAGCTCAAGCTTAAGGAGCAGACGCTCGAGACGGCGCTCGATTCCATGGGGTCGTCGTTTACCTACCAGTTTGAGGACAAGCGATTCCTGCTGGCGGAGGATAACGAAATCAATGCCATGATCGTGATTGAGCTGCTGGCAAGACGAGGCGCGGCGGTTGATCGCGCCGAGAACGGCCAAGCGGTCGTTGAGCGATTCCGGAGCATGCCCGTGGGCACGTACGATGCGATCCTCATGGATATTCAGATGCCCGTGCTGAACGGCTGGGAAGCGGCGGAACGGATTCGAGGGCTCGATCGTGAGGACGCCGGCGCCATTCCCATCATTGCGCTTTCTGCCAATGACTACACCGAGGACGTTGAGCGCTCGCGCAGTGTGGGCATGAACGGACATGTGGGCAAGCCCATCGATCTGAACGTTTTGAAAGCACAGCTGGCGGCCGCGACGGCCGAGGCAGCTTACCGAGGAAATGAGTAA
- a CDS encoding MoxR family ATPase has translation MIVEQSNSIINEVSRALLGKRDVIEKALMAIYAGGHILLEDVPGTGKTTLALALSRALGLDFKRVQFTPDTLPSDITGFTMFDRDAGVFRFVWGAVNCNMLLGDEINRTSAKTQSALLEVMEERAVTIDGQTHQVPRPFVCIATENPVGSAGTQPLPDSQLDRFMVRLSVGYPSRQDQIDILKARRYANPLDDIKPMVACDDLLDIQNYLGNVQVADTVLDYIVRLCEETRNDDLVELGVSPRGIIALTRMARACALIRERDYVVPEDVREVFKVVCIHRLVLRPQARIESITAEDVLDRILATVPAPSMGQARGRS, from the coding sequence GTGATTGTCGAACAGTCCAACAGCATCATCAATGAAGTGAGCCGCGCCCTGCTGGGCAAGCGCGATGTGATCGAGAAAGCTCTCATGGCCATCTATGCCGGCGGCCACATCCTGCTGGAGGATGTGCCCGGTACCGGCAAGACGACGCTGGCCCTGGCTCTTTCGCGTGCACTGGGTCTGGACTTTAAGCGCGTGCAATTTACGCCCGATACGCTGCCCTCGGACATTACGGGCTTTACGATGTTCGACCGCGACGCCGGCGTGTTTCGCTTTGTGTGGGGCGCCGTCAACTGCAACATGCTGCTGGGCGACGAGATCAACCGTACCAGCGCAAAGACGCAGTCGGCCCTGCTCGAGGTTATGGAAGAACGCGCGGTGACGATTGATGGGCAGACGCATCAGGTCCCGCGTCCCTTCGTGTGTATCGCAACCGAGAACCCGGTGGGCTCGGCGGGCACTCAGCCGCTGCCCGATAGCCAGCTCGACCGCTTTATGGTTCGCCTGTCCGTTGGCTATCCGTCGCGCCAGGACCAGATCGATATCCTCAAGGCCCGTCGCTATGCCAACCCGCTCGACGACATCAAGCCCATGGTTGCCTGCGATGACCTGCTCGATATCCAAAACTACCTGGGCAATGTACAGGTTGCCGACACGGTGCTGGATTATATCGTGCGCCTGTGCGAGGAGACCCGCAATGACGACCTTGTTGAGCTGGGCGTGAGTCCCCGTGGCATCATCGCGCTCACTCGCATGGCGCGCGCCTGCGCATTGATTCGCGAGCGCGACTATGTGGTGCCCGAGGACGTGCGCGAGGTGTTTAAGGTCGTCTGCATCCACCGTCTCGTTTTGCGCCCCCAGGCCCGTATCGAATCGATTACCGCCGAGGACGTTCTCGATCGCATCCTCGCCACCGTTCCCGCCCCGTCCATGGGCCAGGCTCGCGGCCGCTCGTAG